TCTTAGGTAAGAACCCTGGAGGAGCTCCCCAAACCCCTTTACCTTTATCCACTGTAACATTTGCTGATGAACCTATCGGCGGTGGTCCAAAATACTGACCCAACAAGGCTTGTAAATCTCCTCGAAACTCAGCTTTAAACTCCTACAGTCAAGTTTCCATTTTGGTCTCCAAATGAGCTATttccttttggattttaaaaatttcctgCTGCATACTTCCCATCTCCTTCTGCAACCGAGTAGATACACTATCGCTAGCCTTCAAAAGGGATCGTTAAAGCTCTGATACCCTTGATACGAGACTATAATTTGagtagagaaagaaaagaaaatttgaaaaagagaaGTGAGAATTGAGAAGATAAAAGAATTCAGAAATTATTTTCTTCTGATTTTCTTGATAACTGCTTCCCCATGCAATACATGCAATTTAAAGAAAACTAACAAAAAAGTGACGTGGAACCATTCTGTTATAACCAAAACGCCCCGTATTACTAATTCCCAAAACTCCTCTTTTCAATTAAACTTCGCGAATTTTTTCTGCTAGTTTTTCAGCTCATAACAGTGGCCGTCGTGGGGGCTCGCCGGACCCAGTGGCCGTCCATAAGgcatgttttagaaaaaaaaaagagggttttctatttttttaaactgatatgaaatgatttttttttctttttttaaacttaaataggGATAAAACTGACGTCGTTTTTGCCTGTTTCCTTAAACCCCAAAATGGCGTCATTTTGATGGATTGACCCGCCAACCCGACTCGACCCAGTAGGATTCACGTGGTTTTGTAAAGGGTGTTTAATTGCTTCTTTGTCCCTTCCGCTTTTTTGttacttttcaatttcatcctactgattattattttcttttatttttgccccttttgttttgattttgtgtaatttagtCTTTGGACCAGTGTGGACCGTTTAGGGGATGACACGTGTGCTGGGTTTGGGATAATTACCCATTTGGTTCCTCTTCATGTTTGCGTTTTAAgttaaattctttattttttttgacatTAGATTTTGCCGGATTTTAAATCTGGTCCTTTATgccccttttttatttatttcgcaaATTCATGCTTTAAactttgtttaaatttcaatttaatctttaatctacttaatttcaatcctttttataagccgttttatttatttatttattatttcttccaccttcttccataattaaaatttatttatttatattcctTGTATgtgcttttatattttattatcattatcattattattttattatgcaaattagaattatgatttattattattactatgcttatattttattatgcatattattATACCATTATTATCACAAATTTTtgttgcattattattattcttcttcattatattgttaaataaaatattaatcatgtcataatcattatcattattataatcaATTTGTGTTGCATTATTACTATTAGATTATCGTGATCTTAGCTACCTacttattattgttttttaccATCATCATTTcgatttttcttctctttattCGCGTAGccgttttatttttattttagtaccTACCATATGTCCCCTTAGGTTTAGATACATTTATTTGTTTCCTCACTACGGCTCAACCACGTATCATATTAAGTGGTGAATCTGTTTTTTACACAActtataagaaataattaaaactaagacaATGTTCGTTATTTTTGGAACTTGTAGAGTTGTGCTCTAACTTACGAGATTCGGCTTTCTCTTTGAATCCAGATAACCGAACatcctttttaaaattaaaatacatgagATTTTGTTAGATAATCAAATAATGAGTAAACTTATTTTGAGGATTCAATATGTCGTGTCCTAAGTTACGGGATGTGACATTTTTGTTTACCTCGAAATAAGAAGGCCTTTTACATCTGTTTTACTTTACctaagtaattttaattaaaaatatcattttgcaAGAtgggattgtattttaaattcttttcaattttttaattctcagcattaagacattaagtaatctactaggtactaattttggacatcacgagggtgttaatcctttctcgtgcgtaatcgactctcgaacctattttctgaattttgtagaccaaaaagtATCGTTTTAATAagtataacattttattaaaatgagctttgaggtgatccaatcacacttaaataaaaagattgatctctattttcgtttttttaaataaaaataaaatttgatttcaaaaggTTTCGACAAATATCATTGATGGATTGGATCCAATCTTTAATTACATAATAGGGTttagactaaatttaaaatccaaataaacTATGCCTTTAAACGAGTGCTTTTTATCCATCGACTCAATAATCACGtatacataattaaaacaaaggcatacaaccaaaataaaattaaaaactaaaaatataaaatataaaattcaacagTCGAAGTGCTTGGCCTTAAAAGAGGTTACATATAttcttcaaaatataaatatgatttaataatgatgtaaatatgtaattaagaAATTGATGTAATCTCCTTTGATAGCTACTGCTGATTATCTCTTCATTGTAGGAGGCATGCTTGGTGGAGCAGTTGCTGGTCCTTTCCAACCTGCAATATATACATTTGCATTAAGGGTGAATTTGGTTAAGTTTTTGAGATTTTAcgattttccattttttatattaattttgggatttggattttttttaacataaaattagtttttattctttaaatttttagatattatttagtaaagttttgaagtttttttgaaaaatattttatattaaaaattttaagttaatttcactattttaatataaaattttaaattttaaatcataaaattaaaattaattataaatttaatttaataaaaagaaaatttagttcATTTCGAATAATTGTGATTTTTAAACTGGTGTTCCATAAATCATCCAAACATCTTTGTCAgacaatttttggttttttgatTTTCTTACCCGATCCTAAATTTGCTTGTCAGACAAATTTGATTACTAAATAATTTTGCTTGTTAAGGCTCATTTCGGCCCAATTTGATAGGTTTGATCATTATACTTGTCAAtctgaaattgaattgatttcaattcaaaacatatcctAATTCAAAACTAATCTGAACTTAAAACAATTGGAACAAAAAACTCGAAAgaatttgaacttaaaatattttgactcaaaattcaataattttaaaataaactaaactcgaaataatctaataattttaaaatctgaattcACTCGACCCATAAAGCATGTATTTATGAAATCAGGcagagaaaaaaattcaacctCTGGAAGGATCAAAGCCTCTAGCTTTGAGCTCAGCATGTTCTTGACAAAGAGCACATGATTCACAGCAAAAATGGACACAACAATCATGGCATGGCTCAGCTGGCAACCCGAATTTGGCTCTTAGTTTCTCTCTATAAACACACGACAGTAGGCATTGGCATGAAAACAACATCAATACACAATATATGCAACCTTGTTGCACGCAAGCTGTTTTTcagacaaaacaaaaaaaaaaaaattatgtatcagACACACCATTAATGGCTGTTTGTCGAAGAGGCCGATGAGATATGATAATGGAATTTGTCGAGGAgagaccaatttaaaaaaatcttcaaaatcttGTTTATTGGAAGTTGTCTAACCCTTCAAATGGATAGTATTGATCCTAGCCAAAGTTTTGTTTCCCAACTCCGTGAAGAGTCCGAGGCTATATAAGAAGGTAGTGGATTCATAGAGCGAGAACGCTTTGTTGGAAAGGACTGCCATCTATCAAGGAGACATGAGCATACACGCTTGATAGCTTGATCAAGTGGTAGCATAATTAtcggtaaaagtaccatagaggTCCTATATTAagagtcaaattgtattttgctCCTTATACTAAAAAAAGGGGCAAATTAACCCTTTCTGTTAATAATTTCATCTActtgtatttatataaaaaaaactgacATGACTAATGAAAAAGCCAAACAGTGATACGTAGCGCGCCACATGTATCTTGTGTTgatgtacaaggactaatttttaacaataaaaataaatgaaatatttaatagaaagaCCAGTTTGCTATTTGATCTAATGAACAATGACTAATTGACACTTGTTTTGAATAAAGTGAGCAAAATACAATACAACTCTTAAATAAGGGCTTCATGATTCTTTTATCTACACTTGtccattgttattatttaaggGGCAAGGATTTAAACATTACCGAATGCGAATACTCGCGCGATAGATGATGAATCCACCACTTCCTGAGACAACTTCAAGCACTTTAGAAAAATATCAACTCATtgagagttgtaacaactcccaataaaaaatatttcaaaactaaTCGACCTCCCTCAAATATGTTCTTACTGCTTTGTCCTTGATCAACCATTTCAGCTATTTGGCCAAAGGTGACACATGGGAGACAGCATGTTATGCAGCCTGCATTTCGagttcaaaagataataaaaaaccaaatccgattttaatttaattcgtTTCATGCAATCGTATTTGAAAGATAAATGTGTAAACTTACAGGTTCCGATATCGCCTCCGCAACCGCAAAGAGATGCCGACCACTTAGGTGGCTGAGGGCGGTGAAAGATGTTCATAATAATTTTCTCAAACGCAAAGAGACCAAATTAGGTGATTAACAATTTGATCCATGCATTGTAATTTATAGCATATTGGCATTGGCATTTGGTGGATAAAagaatttaacaaaatgatcTACCGTCTCAAGCCTgcaatcatataatatatatacacatagtaattgtactattattatttattataggCTAATAAAGACGATATTTTTGTAATAAGCTCTTAAATGGCCGGATATGTCGTTTTGGACTATCATTTTGTTCTTGGTTTATATGGCCATATATTGTCCTTGTGTCATAAAAGTAGtgcattttatttgtttaaggagaaaattagagtttttttaaaaagaatttatttatttttactgttaaaaactggctTGATTGACAAAATAATCAGACAATTACACTGGTGTGAAACATGTACCTCATTCTGACATACAATAATCAGTTTTTAAttgtagaaatggatgaaaattttaatagaatgatcATCTTGTTCTTGATTTAACGTACAGTGACTAATTTACCCATTCTTTTAGTAGATGGGCAAAATACAATCTTGCTTCTACTACAAGGGTATCCGTGGTACTTTTATCGTCTATCGATTTAAATCTTGTTCATGGATATGATTGAGTTAGAATTTATATagaatttaaagtttagggttacttgaACTTGGGTTGGGTGTAACGAGATTCAGATATGTGGTATCTGCTTAACATAAGggtgaagtttaaaaaaaattgaggttagaattagattataaattttttaatggcaccaaataatatattttatcattatcttaacttaaaattttacaaattctaaaaagattagactataatttttttatttttaagagacataattgaattataaattttgagaggtCAAAGTGTGATTTAAAagcttaaatttttatgttaaaattttcaattttttagagagattaaaaatagattttctaTTTCTTTAGGGGGCAAGACTCCTGCTTGCCCCAATGTAGCGTATTGGATAAGTTTGATTCAATTCGAtcgagtttttttaatttttcaaattgctCGTGGTTTGATTTGGTTCAATTCATTTCTCGATTTTTtcatactaattttaattttgaaattttattttgataaaataaattttattttataaccatTTGACATATTTGGGAaagttttaagttttctttttgtaaatatttctaaaatgataaattttcgCATAAACAAAGTATAATAAtgaatttgtatatttaattttatttgtatcaTCATGTATTTGGACAGTTTTTCGAAGATCCCCATTTCCATAAAATGTAGTTCCAATGTGAATGATTAAATCCAATTCAAAACActataatttggttaaaatatatactataagcttttatactttttataaatttagaatttaatctttatattttgtattttcaaaatttaatcctcaacttttcaagttttaaaattgagGCTCAATTCttaacactattaaaaaaatttggttaaaattttggtgtgacattttaaaattaaagaaaaaactgaCTTGGTAGCAATATAACTAAAAGATAATGTTGTAATgaatctaaatttaacaaaataattttaatagcatGAACAATtagacataaattttaaaatctaaaaatagagatattaaattcttaaaagtaaaaacaaaaggattaaagtccaaatttatgaaaagtgtaagtacttatgacatattttaaccctATAAGTTTTGTATTTTAGCTGCTATTCTCTTAGAGAGACAATAAGCAGTAGACATAACAGTAATCATAGGATTAACACCAATAGCAGTAGGCAACACACTTGCATCACAAACGTACAATCCTTCAGCTTCCCAACTCTCCCCATTTTCATCAACACCcccatctttttcatttctccCCATCTTACAACTCCCCATTTGGTGCGCTGTGGTGTGAACCATCCATTTGTCGCCCCAGAACAACGGTCCGCCTACCGAGAAAACCGTGTCCAAAAACTCCTCCAGCTCCTCTTTGCTCACCCCTTTGCACTTCAACTTTTGCCCATCGCTACGATGAGTCCCGACCTCGACCGCACCGGCCGCAACCAAAACCCTCAACGACCGTCTCAACCCGGCTCGGAGATTCTCTCGGTCGGTCGCATCGAACTTGTACGTTACCCGTCCCCCCATATGAACTTCACCGGACCCTCGGTCTTTCACAATTGTTATCAAATGAGCggttcttgaaaattttaacatccTTTGTTTGAAGTCCAAACCGGATACCCAAGGGCATAGAGCAGTGTACTGTCCTGGTCCTAATGATGGTGTTTCAATAATGGCTTGTACATTGTTGTTTGGTCCCAACACTTTATGAACCGATGTGATGATCCCACCATCGACAGCTTTACCTTCGATATCGGAATCGGAATCCGGGAAATAACCCCACGACATTAAAACCGGGTGGAGCCGGAGATTTCGGCCGATGTTCGGGTTTTTAAGTCCGCTCGAATACATCAAAAGTGGCGTATGAAGTGCCCCACAAGCTGATATTGTTACTTTAGCTTCTATTTGTAGTTTCTTCgtaatgtttttgtttaatgttgttGCAATAACGCCCGTACACTTCATCTTTCTCGTACTGATCATTGTCGTGTTTTGTTCCAACATGAATTTTTCTGCTTTGCAGGCTGTTAAAATGACGGTGCCATTGTTAACAGCATCCACTAACCATGTCTTGTCGGTCCCTTTCTTGTCCCCTCTTCTACAACCAAAGCCGCAAGATCCACAGTAATGGCGGCTAGAGGAATTTCGCGGCACTTTTTCGATATCAAAGCCGAGATTTTTACACCCTTTACAAAGAACTTGATTTTGAAACCCTTCTTCTTCACAGTCTTCTGTCACACCGATTCTCTCACAAACGATATCCATGGCGGAAACATATTCGTTGCTCCCAAAAACTGGGATTTTACACTCATCGGTCCATTCTTTAAGAACTGATTCCGGCGTTTTTATACAAGCTGACCAGTTAACCGCTGAACCACCGCCTACGGTGGAGCCGGCGAGAATCGCGAATTGTCCATCGATACTCGGTAGGCTACCTCCTAATTCGTATAGTTTCTCCATCGAAGGACCTTCGAAAGGGGAATAATCTGCCGGGCCGAAATAGCATCCTTTTTCTAAAACGACCACTTTCAGACCCGAACTAGCCAGCGTCGCCGCCGCGA
The window above is part of the Gossypium raimondii isolate GPD5lz chromosome 9, ASM2569854v1, whole genome shotgun sequence genome. Proteins encoded here:
- the LOC105800641 gene encoding long-chain-alcohol oxidase FAO1, which translates into the protein MGGKLGKGFMKGGKIEEIEGKKYDHGFSSAEVNTLAAIAEALFPSLPPSSCCFERRENQTISKAVRSFMETSASQSPTPDEAAEMLWKRLFIECVVVVRVVLLLLSTKVGTLLLCGSHCWGKEWPYINGFTSMPLAKREQVLQAWFKHRFFTPFRVAFLYFKVAILFTIFSRVDENGENPAWEAIGYNIDKVENVPNERPLQQGIVETMHVIDSIDLHKLLTEKGLQVTQDPHKNAIKIKCDAVIVGSGCGGGVAAATLASSGLKVVVLEKGCYFGPADYSPFEGPSMEKLYELGGSLPSIDGQFAILAGSTVGGGSAVNWSACIKTPESVLKEWTDECKIPVFGSNEYVSAMDIVCERIGVTEDCEEEGFQNQVLCKGCKNLGFDIEKVPRNSSSRHYCGSCGFGCRRGDKKGTDKTWLVDAVNNGTVILTACKAEKFMLEQNTTMISTRKMKCTGVIATTLNKNITKKLQIEAKVTISACGALHTPLLMYSSGLKNPNIGRNLRLHPVLMSWGYFPDSDSDIEGKAVDGGIITSVHKVLGPNNNVQAIIETPSLGPGQYTALCPWVSGLDFKQRMLKFSRTAHLITIVKDRGSGEVHMGGRVTYKFDATDRENLRAGLRRSLRVLVAAGAVEVGTHRSDGQKLKCKGVSKEELEEFLDTVFSVGGPLFWGDKWMVHTTAHQMGSCKMGRNEKDGGVDENGESWEAEGLYVCDASVLPTAIGVNPMITVMSTAYCLSKRIAAKIQNL